TGCCCGGGCTCGGACCACGCCAGGGATGCCAGCCCTGGGTGTGGCACAGAGccatcccctggcacagcatCGGCGTGGTCCCCGTCCTCATGGCTCAGCCCCTCGGTGGCCGAGGCCCGTGTGTTGTTCTGGAGGGACCCTTTGTCCGGGAGTGCTGGGAACGTGCCCTGGAAAGCCTCGTGCAGGGTCTGGGGGGTCTCCTGCAGGGGCTCCGACCACAGCGGCTCCGGGGGCTTCTCATCCCCggcctggggctggctgtgaACCacgcgggaggcggcggcgtTGTGCAGGGACCTGGAGAAAACTGAGCCCCACGGAGGGTCAGGGCCTGGGGCTGGGCCCTGAGGGTCTCTCACAGCTctggctcagcccagcacagcccagctcagcctggcacagccccagcgcaactcagcacagcccagctcagcccagctcagcccagctcagcccaagcacagcccagcacagtcctggcacagctcagcacagcccagctcagcccagctcagtcctggcacagcccagcacagcccagctcagtcctggcacagcccagctcagcccagctcagcctggcacagctcagcacagcccagctcagcccagcacagcccagcacagcccagctcagtcctggcacagcccagcacagcacagaccagttcagtcctggcacagcccagcacagcccagctcagcccagctcagtctggcacagcccagcacagcccagctcagtctggcacagcccagcacagcccagcacagcccagctcagcccagctcagtctggcacagcccagcacagcccagcacagcccagctcagcccagctcagtctggcacagcccagcacagcccagctcagtcctggcacagcccagcacagcccagctcagcccagctcagcctggcacagctcagcacagcccagctcagcccagctcagcctggcacagctcagcacagcccagctcagcccagctcagtcctggcacagcccagcacagcccagcacagcccagctcagtcctggcacagcccagctcagcccagctcagcccagctcagtcctggcacagcccagctcagcccagctcagtcctggcacagcccagctcagcccagcacagcccagctcagtcctggcacagcccagcacagtcCAGCTCAGCTCTCACCTCGCACTGGCCTGAAGTCGCCGTTTGCCTCGGCCTTGCTGGAGGCGAAGGGGCTGATGGAGGGGAAGACAATGAGGGtgaaggagagcagcaggacctggggacagaagggacatcactgggcacagcagaggagaggaaCCAGAGCTGGGTCACAGCTTGTGGCAGACCCAGGAGTGCATCaattcctccatccctcccttctgcttcaTGTCCTACCAGTGcacctccatccatccatccatcatccatccatcatccatccatccatccatccatccatccatccatccatcatccatccatccatccatccatccatcatccatccatccatccatcatccatccatccatccatccatcatccatccatccatccatccatccatccatccatccatccatcatccatccatccatcatccatccatcatccatccatccatccatcatccatccatccatccatccatcatccatccatccatccatcatccatccatccatcatccatccatccatccatcatccatccatccatcatccatccatcatccatccatccatccatccacccatcatccatccatcatccatccatccatccatccatccatccatccatccatccatccatccatccctccatccctccatccctcccagcccatctccacagctcccagggtTTGGAGGCCCCACGCACCGCCAGGCAGGTCCCTGTTTGCGCTGCCTTGTTGCTCGACTGAACCACCATGGCCTGGAGCttcttcagctgctccaggagagatCTGGGAACAGGGAGAGCCATGAGCCTCCATGCCAACATTTCCCaccccaccttgtccccatcccGCCCTGGGAACACCTACGAGTTCTGCTtctccaggtgcaggactttcctctgcagctcctggttcTGGGCCGTGCACGCCAACAtcctgggacagggagagcagcatGGGGtcaggggacagctgggggggcTGGCaaggcacagagtgcccaggGTGCCACCCTGGGGGTTGGTGTGTCACCGTGcccaggtgaggggctgggctctgtACCTGCTCTCCAGCCCATCGATGtattccttcttcttcttgcgGCTCTCCTGAGCCGACTGCTTGTTCCGGATCTTCCTCCGGATCTTCTTCAGCACCCGCTCCTCATACTGGGGGAGACACGGGGGGTCAGGGCCACCAGGGCTCCACACCCCTCCCAGGTGTCCTGGCACCCACCTTGGTGAGGGGCAGCTGCGTGGGCAGGGTCACCCCCTCCTTCAACAGCAGCTTCTTCTCGTCCTCCgtcagcaccagctcctggaAGTGGCCTTGGCTCGGCCGGAGCAGGgagccaggagcctgtggctgctgcaggaacatGGAATGGTGACACCTTTGGGTGGGGGTCACCCCCCACCTGGCCCCAAGGACCCTGGCTGGGACCATGGTGAAGGTGCCTTGGGCCAGGAAGGGACAGGGATCATAGACAAGGACCAGGAAGGGGATGGGAACAagtgtggggatggggagggataGGGATGGGAAGGGGGGATGATCAGGGTCCAggaagggacagggctggggacagggagtgttggggacacagggacagggactcaCATTGTCAGAGCTGCCCGAGAGCAGCAGGTCCTTGACAGTGAGGGCACAGGATGCAGGTGGTGGAACCACGGGCAGGTCCTGGCTCTCCTCCAGGAAGAACCCAGGGTGCCACATGTCTGGgtgagggcagagcagagctgtcaaCAGTgctgtgtccccactgtccccagtgtccccactgcAGGACCCTCTCCCGGCCATGGCCCCACAACCAGGGTAACTTGCTGCCCAGTCCAGTGCCCCTGACTCTGTCCCCCCAAACTGTCCCTCTGGTCCTGCCCTAGTCCCCCCCCAACACCAGTCTGCCCAGTTCACCCCAGTTCCCAAGCTCTCCACTCTCCTCCCTAGCCCACCAGACCTCCCAGTTCTTTCCAGTTTCCTCCAGCTCCCTTAATTTCCTCACAGTTCCCCACCTCCCCCACTGCCCTCAGCTCCCCAGTCCCTCCAGTGCCCCCAGCCTGGTCCTTTCCCAGTGTGGCTCACCCAGGTCGATGGAGACCTCGGGCTGCAGGACCCCAGACCCCGCCGGGAGGGGCTGGGCCTGGCAGGGGTCGGTGTAGGGGTGCGGGACCTCTCGGGGACCCCCGTCACAGCTCCGGGGGGGGCTGTCGTGCTGGTCAGAGGGGGGGTCCTCGGACACCCCGCTGTCGCTGGTGGCCGGGGACCAGCTGGGCGAGTCTGACACCGAGTCCCCGGAGCCCAGCACGGAGCTCAGGAAGTCCTTGCTGTCCGGGGCACGCTGTGGGGACACGGCACCGTCACCGGGAGCACCCATCCCCCGGGCTGTGACATCCCAGGGCTGTCACCCAGCAGGGCCGAGGTGGGGCGgggcccgggcccggcgctCACCCTGTCCTGGGGCCAGGCTCCCGGCGGCGTCCCCAGCTCCACCTCGCGCAGGATCCCATCCTGGAGGTCGAAGAGGAGATCCAGCAGGTCCAGGCTCTCGAGGCTGTCCGTGCTGGAGGCCATGGCTGTGGGGTGGCAGGGTCATTGCCCAGCCCAGGCCCCCTGGTACcccccagagccacccccaCACGACCTGCACGGCCCCGGGGACACCCCGAGTCGtggggcagctgggagggggcaggggCATGTTGGGATTCACCTGGAAAAGCCCTACAGGTGTGGGACAGGATGTGGGGGCTCCAGGCATGGCAGTACCCCAtctccttccagcagctgaAGTTCCCAAATCCTCCAGTTTTccacccagagctgcccagccaGGGGGTTCCCTCCTGGAGGTGACTGTGCTGGAAGGGCTGGTTAATAATCCTGGGTGGCAAGTTGAGGGGAGGGGACTGCGGCCACTGGTCACCCCAGGGAGGGGACTCAGTCCCTTACTGCTACCCGAGGCACTGCTTGAGACCCTGGACTCAGAGCCCCTGGGCCAGCTGACCACTAGCCCAACTGGCCCAATCAGCCACCTGACATCCCAACTACCCGACCAGCTGCCCCACTGTCCAACTGGTTGACCAGTCAGTTAATGAACTGATCAAGAGACAGACCAAATGGTCAACCTGTTGGCCAAGTGACCAATGGGTGGACTGCCTGAACAACCAGCCCACTGACCAATGGACTGACCAGTCAGCTCTCTGCCTGATTGACCAACCAACCCACCACCCACCCAACTGACTCAAATGTCCTCCAAGCCAGCTGGGGACAGTTGTCATTACTTGACATTTGTCTGGCcaaggtgggcacggggctTTATTGTACCCTGTCCTTCACCCTCAGTCCTCTCAGAGAATCCTGATTTCCCCGTGGGGTCTCGTTGAGCGGTGACAGCCAGGACATACCTGAGGGAGATGCCATAGATTGTCCTCTCAGCCCTCTCTGAGCACAGGGGAGCGCGGTGGACAACAAGCCCGGCCTtcaccctcctcctcttcctcctcctttatGATTCCCTGGCCCGAATGGCAAAGTTTAAACTCCAACTGCACAGAAATAATATCCCAGATTGCAAAATTGTCCCAGCCCTGATTGGGGCCGTCAGAGTGAGATGGCagggccaccccggggctggaCCCGTAACTCATTAGCCAAATGTTTTTGTGCTCCTCTGCCAAGCGGGGCAggaggggccggggctgccgggcGAAGTCCAGGTGCTATAATTGTCCATGAACCTTCACCCAATTTGGGGACAGTTTCCCTTTTTTCAGACGTCTCGGCATTAATCACGTTCGATGCGTGCTGAGGGCAATATCCGGGGGCGTTTGCTTGGGCTCTACCACTTATGGCTTATCCAAAAAAACCTTGGTGGCCTGTGGTTCTCCCTGGACAGAGAACAttgacaagggatggagggacaggaaaCAAGCAATGCCTTCCCAtggacacagggcagggatggatgggattttgggaaggaattcctggctgggagggtgggcaggccctggcacaggtgcccagagcagctggggctgtccctggatccctggcagtgcccaaagccaggctggatggggctttggagcaccctgggacagtgggaggtgtccctgccatggcaggggtggaatgggatgtgTTTAAAACCCACCCCCACCCAATCCTGGGATGCCACGAGTCCCTCATGGCTGTCTCGGGCCAAACCTTCATCCCCCTGCAGTGAGGGGCACCAGCACAACTCCAGCACCTGCATCCCCTCAGTGACTCCCAGCCCCGCGGATCccgggcacagggaggggacagagctgaCTAAGGCTCCGTGTGGCCCAGGCGTGGCGCGGGGACAAGGCCACGGCCCCTTATCGGCCGCCCCACGGCCTCTGCCCGAGCAGGCGGCGGCTGCTCCCCGCTTTATGGCCCCGCCGGGAGCGGCCAAAGGGCGCCCGCCCGGTGCCGCCAGCCGGGGCCGCTCGGGGCCCCTCATGAGGACCCTCGGGGGTCCCGGCGCCTGGGATGGGGCATGGAACGGGATGAACAGAACAGGTAGGGGCTGAGAGGCTGCTGCCCGTTGCTGGGCCGCTAATTAGCGATTATTTAATTAACGCTCCGTCCACACAGCCGGAGCCCCCCGGTGCCCCTCGGGCGGGGAAGCTCCGCCACGGCCGCCACCTCCTTCTCCCCCTCAGCGAGATCTCGCGAGACTTCGCCCCGCCGCGCGCTCTTCCCCGCGCTCTTAGGCCCCGCCCCTTGTGCCTGTACGGGGCCCCGCCCACCCGGGTCTTCCGCCCCCACCTCTCGGAGCCCCCGGTCCCGCCCCACGGAGCCCCCGGTCCCGCCTCCATAGGCCCCGCCCCTCGACCCCGCCCCGGTACCGGCCCCCGCCCCGGtaccggccccggccccgcccccagGCTCGGCCCCGCCCTCGATAGGCCCGTCcgggccgcggccccgcccccgaTTGGCCCGCgctggccccgccccggccccgcccccgcgcgcccccgcgcccggccgcgccccccccggccccgcaggcgcggcccggcccggccatGCCGGCCAAGAGGAAGCCGGTGCTGCCCGCCCTCAACATCGCCCCCAGCGCCGCCGAGGGGCCCAGCCCCGACGGCTCCGCAGAGTGAGTCAGGCCCGGCCGGGACCGCcccggcagcggggctgggccTGGGGGGGACGCGgggcctgggggggggggggacaccgggCCTCGGGGACACCGGGCCTGGGCAGACCGGGGAGGCCGGGACAGAGCGGGCACCGGGCCTGGGGGGGTCGGGGCACGGCGGGCACGGGGCGTGGGGAAGGCCAGGGAAGGCCTGGAGGAGCCGGGACAGGTTTGGGGAGGACCTGGGACAGGCTCGGGGGGATCAGGGAAGGCCCCggggaactgggacaggccTGGGGGGGCTGGATGGGCCCGGTCTGGGGCGTGTGGGGCAGGTTAGGGTCAGGGAGGCAGAGCCGGGGGAGCGGGTTGAGGGTTGGAAGGGATGGGCCGGGGCAGGTGGGGATGGGACGGGCAGGGGGAGGCTGCtccggccccccccccccccggtttGCAGGGGGCAGCTGAGGCCTGGGGGGTGCCAGGCCCGGGCCTGGAACTGGAGGGAAACAGGCTTGGAGACGCAGgttggagctgggatggagagccaggggtctgggggggacttggggcagcagtgggggcTCGGCAGATGGGATATGTGGGGTGAGAGGTGGTGGAGGTGGGGTGAGACCCTCCCGACACGTCCCAGTGTGGGTGAGGAGGGACAAGGGGGTGGCAGCAACTgggacagagcagctggagctggcacaggcGGTGGGGGCTCggcagctggtgctgggggAGCACAGACCCCCCCCCTTGTGCTCAGCATTTGGGGTGGGGGTGTAACGGAGCTGCTGGACCCCATGGAAAGCCCTTCTCATGTTACACAGCCAAAGCCAAGTTTGGCTCCCCGGGACAGGgagcagcatctgctgctgcctctttaAGGGCCGAAGGATTTTTCCCGTTCCTTGGCTCTCCCAAAACACCTGactgctccccagctcctctccagaggggctgtgtgtgTTGGGCAGGGACTTCTCCAGGTCTCCCTGTCCAGGTGATCCCATTGTTGGGGGCTCAGGCCATGTCAGGGGATGCTTTTCCATCGTTTCCCTACGAACTACGCCCTCCTTTCCCTGGCGCTGACCAtctcccatctcctcctcccctctccaggGCTAACCTGGTGGACCTGCAGAagaagctggaggagctggagctggatgagcagcagaagaagcgCCTGGAAGCTTTCCTGACGCAGAAAGCCAAAGTGGGGGAGCTGAAGGACGATGACTTCGAGAGGATCTCCGAGCTGGGCGCTGGCAACGGCGGGGTGGTCACCAAAGTGCAGCACAAACCCTCAGGGCTCGTTATGGCACGGAAGGTAACGAGggactgggaatgctggggagCACCTGGAGCTCTCCCTGGCTCGGGGAGGGCTGGGTTTGGTTGGATTCTCTCTGCATTTGAACCTTCACCACCTCACCATGGCCAGGAGCAGagtcctggctgctcccagatGGAGCTGTCTCCTTTGGGAGAGGCTGCACTCCCAGTGACAGATCCCTGCGCTCTGGAAAAcaggagtttatttttttctgatggatGAAGTGACTGGGATTGGATCTCCTGAGGATTGTAGGTCGTGGCTGAGGAAGTGGCAGTGGGAAGGATGGGTTTAGCACGCACATCCCTCATCCCTCAGCCCCATTTAACACGTCCCAAGGTCATTCCAAGCAGGGACAGAGGTTCCTCTCAGACTTGCCTTCATTGGGAAC
This sequence is a window from Vidua macroura isolate BioBank_ID:100142 chromosome 26, ASM2450914v1, whole genome shotgun sequence. Protein-coding genes within it:
- the CREB3L3 gene encoding cyclic AMP-responsive element-binding protein 3-like protein 3 isoform X2, with translation MASPSAMASSTDSLESLDLLDLLFDLQDGILREVELGTPPGAWPQDRRAPDSKDFLSSVLGSGDSVSDSPSWSPATSDSGVSEDPPSDQHDSPPRSCDGGPREVPHPYTDPCQAQPLPAGSGVLQPEVSIDLDMWHPGFFLEESQDLPVVPPPASCALTVKDLLLSGSSDNQPQAPGSLLRPSQGHFQELVLTEDEKKLLLKEGVTLPTQLPLTKYEERVLKKIRRKIRNKQSAQESRKKKKEYIDGLESRMLACTAQNQELQRKVLHLEKQNSSLLEQLKKLQAMVVQSSNKAAQTGTCLAVLLLSFTLIVFPSISPFASSKAEANGDFRPVRVFSRSLHNAAASRVVHSQPQAGDEKPPEPLWSEPLQETPQTLHEAFQGTFPALPDKGSLQNNTRASATEGLSHEDGDHADAVPGDGSVPHPGLASLAWSEPGHGRPAVLEPAEEL
- the CREB3L3 gene encoding cyclic AMP-responsive element-binding protein 3-like protein 3 isoform X1, encoding MGYCHAWSPHILSHTCRAFPAMASSTDSLESLDLLDLLFDLQDGILREVELGTPPGAWPQDRRAPDSKDFLSSVLGSGDSVSDSPSWSPATSDSGVSEDPPSDQHDSPPRSCDGGPREVPHPYTDPCQAQPLPAGSGVLQPEVSIDLDMWHPGFFLEESQDLPVVPPPASCALTVKDLLLSGSSDNQPQAPGSLLRPSQGHFQELVLTEDEKKLLLKEGVTLPTQLPLTKYEERVLKKIRRKIRNKQSAQESRKKKKEYIDGLESRMLACTAQNQELQRKVLHLEKQNSSLLEQLKKLQAMVVQSSNKAAQTGTCLAVLLLSFTLIVFPSISPFASSKAEANGDFRPVRVFSRSLHNAAASRVVHSQPQAGDEKPPEPLWSEPLQETPQTLHEAFQGTFPALPDKGSLQNNTRASATEGLSHEDGDHADAVPGDGSVPHPGLASLAWSEPGHGRPAVLEPAEEL